Proteins encoded in a region of the Methanofollis tationis genome:
- a CDS encoding preprotein translocase subunit Sec61beta — protein sequence MAKKSGGRLVSSAGLVNYYDSEDRRAVHINPVHVIAISVAIGVVIFLLNSFY from the coding sequence ATGGCGAAGAAGAGTGGTGGGCGACTCGTTTCGTCCGCGGGTCTCGTGAATTATTATGACAGTGAGGACCGCAGGGCTGTCCACATCAACCCCGTGCATGTGATCGCCATTTCGGTCGCGATTGGCGTGGTCATTTTTCTGTTGAATTCCTTCTACTGA
- a CDS encoding amidohydrolase family protein, which translates to MPDQVYRGSVLAGDDFEPIRAAVIVEDGVITAIEEDSSAPDRWICPAFFNAHTHLGDTVAMDCATGGDLEALVTPPHGLKHRILAATPRPRLIEGMRSSIGGMQATGTAGFADFREGGADGVTALREAVQGEPILPLIFGREGGETIADGIGISSARDIPDTEEQVRRARAAGRLVAFHAGEKDPDDIDAALCYDPDLLVHCTHATRGQLRAIADAGVPIAVCIRSNWTLGVTCDAGRPPVREMAACGCTWYIGTDNVMFVQPDMLREMSFCETVTRMPPEEILRAAVGGAALAGRSFLIKKGSRANFIIINPERAGLGFSPDPVASMVKRVGERSILQTVIN; encoded by the coding sequence ATGCCAGACCAGGTGTACCGGGGATCGGTCCTCGCCGGCGACGACTTCGAACCGATCAGGGCGGCGGTGATCGTCGAGGACGGCGTGATCACGGCGATCGAAGAGGATTCGTCGGCCCCTGATCGCTGGATCTGCCCGGCATTTTTCAATGCCCATACCCACCTCGGCGACACGGTCGCCATGGACTGCGCCACCGGCGGGGACCTTGAGGCCCTGGTCACCCCTCCCCACGGGCTCAAACACCGCATCCTGGCGGCAACGCCGCGCCCCCGCCTGATCGAGGGGATGCGCTCCAGCATCGGGGGTATGCAGGCCACCGGAACAGCAGGTTTCGCCGACTTCAGGGAGGGGGGGGCTGACGGCGTTACGGCACTCCGCGAAGCGGTTCAGGGGGAACCGATCCTCCCGCTGATCTTCGGCAGAGAAGGGGGCGAGACTATCGCCGACGGGATCGGCATCAGCAGTGCACGGGATATCCCTGACACCGAGGAGCAGGTCAGACGGGCCAGGGCCGCCGGCAGGCTGGTGGCATTCCATGCCGGCGAGAAGGACCCGGACGACATCGACGCCGCCCTCTGCTATGACCCCGACCTCCTCGTCCACTGCACCCACGCCACCAGAGGGCAGCTCAGGGCGATCGCCGATGCCGGCGTGCCCATCGCCGTCTGTATCCGATCCAACTGGACCCTCGGCGTCACCTGCGATGCCGGGAGGCCGCCGGTCAGAGAGATGGCAGCGTGCGGCTGCACCTGGTACATCGGCACCGACAACGTGATGTTTGTCCAGCCCGATATGCTCAGAGAGATGTCTTTCTGCGAAACCGTCACTCGAATGCCTCCCGAAGAGATCCTGCGCGCTGCTGTCGGCGGTGCTGCGCTCGCCGGCAGGTCTTTCCTGATAAAAAAAGGCAGCCGGGCGAATTTTATCATAATAAACCCTGAAA